From the genome of Geminocystis herdmanii PCC 6308, one region includes:
- a CDS encoding HAMP domain-containing methyl-accepting chemotaxis protein, producing the protein MSTGISKGLKIRYWIGIGYAVPVFFSILAPILVINNLNNTKQAIERVDQVALVFQELTQTVQGLQGTSRTVRGVLLGRQENIRDYQQIKTLTNDSLKAVIALLQNEQEQLRRIESIQSDYNKYTEINDRIIETIQSQGLEAGLAYWNSAGGNELVTNIFDTLDEFEKEEKVIFERYGEQQTDSIAALQNAVLLTSGMIIIASILFGFIIYFNITRRLNDATSQIATSSTEVAATIEQQDRTTSQQAASVNETTTTMDELGASSRQSSEQAESAANAAREALQLAENGDQAVQQTLSEMSELKVKVGAIAEQIMQLSEQTNQIGSISQLVSDIANRTNMLALNAAVEAVRAGEHGKGFAVVAAEIRKLADQSKQSAEKINGLVSQIQNSINTTVMVTDEGTKTVDSGMQIAQNTALAFAGVKESVNNVVMNNQQIALNIRQQSSAFEQVLTAMNAINQGARETSAGITQTRIGTQKLNEVTQELKELV; encoded by the coding sequence ATGAGTACTGGCATTAGTAAAGGTTTAAAAATTAGATATTGGATTGGCATTGGTTATGCAGTGCCTGTTTTCTTCTCAATTTTAGCGCCAATTTTGGTGATTAATAATCTTAACAACACAAAACAAGCCATTGAGCGAGTTGATCAAGTTGCTTTGGTATTCCAAGAGTTAACTCAAACAGTGCAAGGACTTCAAGGAACTTCTAGGACAGTACGAGGTGTTTTATTAGGAAGGCAGGAAAATATCAGGGATTATCAACAAATCAAAACACTTACCAATGATAGTCTCAAAGCAGTGATAGCATTGCTTCAAAATGAACAAGAACAACTAAGAAGAATCGAATCAATCCAATCTGATTATAATAAATATACAGAGATTAATGACAGAATTATTGAGACTATCCAAAGCCAAGGATTAGAAGCAGGATTAGCCTATTGGAATAGTGCAGGAGGCAATGAATTAGTTACGAATATTTTTGACACTTTAGATGAGTTTGAAAAAGAAGAAAAAGTTATTTTTGAGCGCTATGGAGAACAACAAACAGATAGTATCGCCGCTTTACAAAATGCTGTTTTACTTACCAGTGGAATGATTATTATTGCATCTATTCTTTTTGGGTTTATCATTTACTTCAATATTACCCGTCGTCTCAACGATGCCACCTCTCAAATTGCTACCTCAAGCACCGAAGTTGCCGCTACGATCGAACAACAAGATCGTACTACTAGCCAACAAGCCGCCTCTGTGAACGAAACTACAACGACTATGGACGAATTAGGGGCTTCTTCTCGTCAATCCTCCGAACAAGCGGAATCCGCCGCTAATGCCGCTAGGGAAGCCTTACAGTTAGCGGAAAATGGAGATCAAGCAGTACAACAAACCCTCTCGGAAATGAGTGAGCTTAAAGTAAAAGTGGGTGCGATCGCCGAGCAAATTATGCAATTAAGCGAACAAACCAACCAAATCGGTAGTATTTCTCAATTAGTTAGTGACATTGCCAATCGTACTAATATGTTAGCCCTTAACGCTGCCGTGGAAGCCGTGAGAGCAGGAGAACATGGAAAAGGCTTTGCTGTAGTGGCCGCCGAAATTCGTAAATTAGCAGATCAAAGTAAACAATCCGCCGAAAAAATTAACGGTTTAGTATCCCAAATTCAAAACTCCATCAACACAACCGTTATGGTAACGGATGAAGGTACAAAAACAGTGGACTCTGGTATGCAAATCGCCCAAAATACTGCCCTTGCTTTCGCTGGGGTGAAAGAATCCGTTAATAACGTAGTGATGAATAACCAACAAATCGCCCTCAATATTCGCCAACAATCCTCCGCTTTTGAACAAGTTTTAACCGCCATGAATGCCATTAACCAAGGTGCAAGAGAAACCTCCGCAGGGATTACTCAAACCCGTATCGGTACACAAAAACTAAACGAAGTCACCCAAGAATTAAAAGAGCTTGTTTAA
- a CDS encoding chemotaxis protein CheW, with protein sequence MKEHPYLTFTLNDSVYGIDTFAVEEIFFLPELTPIPEAPRDIIGVVNVRGDILPVMDINIRFGYQGDEYRISDSVIVLKSGDLRVGIIVNEVQDVQNIEEDSISSEISIGRDSIINQRRKFIAGIARKEEHIIVTLDSDNLIHYIEKQNIDEDTTELALDNPSEDHLSLEKKRVFCPNATSEERKIYRQRAESLRQTTETEERDGYKPLAIVALDDEFFAMDLSIVREFTEITQLTPIPCCPHHIIGNMNLRGEILTLVDIRNLLNLSQKDMGSKSQAIVVQVDDIVAGIKVEDVVDVMFLNPQDITSVPTALHDLNNDYLQGTAPYNDKMMTILDLPKILLSSSLAVDETV encoded by the coding sequence ATGAAAGAGCATCCTTATCTAACCTTTACCCTCAATGATTCGGTTTATGGAATTGATACCTTTGCCGTGGAGGAAATTTTCTTTTTACCCGAATTAACTCCCATTCCCGAAGCCCCTAGAGATATTATTGGAGTGGTTAATGTTAGGGGAGACATTTTACCCGTGATGGATATTAACATTCGTTTTGGTTATCAAGGAGACGAATATCGCATTTCTGATAGTGTGATTGTGCTTAAATCTGGAGATTTGCGAGTTGGTATTATCGTTAATGAGGTACAAGACGTTCAAAATATTGAAGAAGATTCTATTAGCTCAGAGATTTCGATCGGACGTGACTCTATAATTAATCAAAGGCGTAAATTTATCGCTGGGATTGCGCGCAAAGAAGAACATATAATTGTTACCCTCGATTCTGATAATTTAATTCACTATATCGAGAAACAAAATATTGATGAAGATACCACAGAACTTGCCTTAGATAATCCTTCCGAAGATCATTTATCCTTAGAAAAAAAACGGGTATTTTGTCCTAATGCTACCTCAGAAGAAAGAAAAATTTATCGACAACGGGCAGAAAGTTTACGGCAAACCACAGAAACCGAAGAAAGAGACGGTTATAAACCCCTTGCCATTGTTGCTTTAGATGACGAATTTTTCGCCATGGATTTAAGCATCGTGAGGGAATTTACGGAAATTACTCAATTAACACCAATTCCTTGTTGTCCTCATCATATCATCGGTAATATGAATTTACGGGGTGAAATTTTAACTCTCGTGGATATTCGTAATTTACTGAATTTATCTCAAAAAGATATGGGCAGTAAATCTCAGGCGATCGTGGTTCAAGTGGATGATATAGTAGCAGGTATTAAAGTTGAAGATGTGGTAGATGTCATGTTTTTAAACCCTCAAGATATAACTTCTGTGCCTACTGCATTACACGACCTCAATAATGATTATTTACAAGGCACTGCTCCTTATAATGATAAAATGATGACCATTCTTGATCTACCGAAAATTTTACTCAGTAGTAGTTTAGCCGTAGATGAAACTGTTTAA
- a CDS encoding 2Fe-2S iron-sulfur cluster-binding protein, translating into MPTITFINENKDAVAADGANLREKALQNGVDIYKLRGKLMNCGGYGQCATCVVEIVSGLENLSPKTNFEEKKLRRKPENYRLACQTLVNGDITVKTKPA; encoded by the coding sequence ATGCCCACAATCACTTTTATCAACGAGAATAAAGACGCAGTAGCCGCCGATGGTGCAAATTTAAGGGAAAAAGCCTTACAAAATGGAGTTGATATTTATAAACTACGGGGAAAACTGATGAATTGTGGAGGCTATGGGCAATGCGCTACTTGTGTTGTTGAAATTGTTTCAGGCTTAGAGAATTTATCACCGAAAACCAATTTTGAGGAAAAGAAATTGCGTCGTAAACCCGAAAACTATCGTTTAGCTTGTCAAACTTTAGTCAATGGAGATATAACTGTTAAGACTAAACCTGCATAA
- a CDS encoding cytochrome c biogenesis protein, with amino-acid sequence MSVSNSSQNLSFINYINLFFRKLVSTIADLRLAIILLLIIALFSISGTVIEQNQPINYYQENYPENPALFGFLTWQVLLSIGLNHVYTTWWYLSILVLFGSSLIACTFRRQLPALKATQIWKFYDQPRQFNKLVLSAEITAESLGKINSILGERGYKVYQNDNSLYAQKGISGRIGPIIVHVGMIVILLGAIWGAFTGFFAQEMIQSGQTFTIQNFLEAGKFTNLNHAQSFDVKVNDFWIKYTPDGSVDQFYSDLSVVDKKGEELDRKTIFVNQPLRYNGITFYQTNWSISGVKIQLNNSPIFQLPMAELTNERKGRIWGTWIPTKPDLSEGISLITKDLQGTMFLYDIDGKLISAVRPNMPVEVNGVTLKILELIGSTGLQIKADPGVPLVYLGFALLMIGVVMSYVSFSQVWALQENDRYFIGGKTNRALVAFEKEMYQILEKI; translated from the coding sequence ATGAGTGTATCTAATTCTAGTCAAAATTTATCTTTTATTAATTATATAAATCTATTTTTTCGTAAGTTAGTAAGTACGATTGCCGATTTACGTTTAGCGATTATCTTATTATTAATCATTGCTCTTTTTAGTATCAGTGGCACGGTTATTGAACAAAATCAACCCATTAATTATTATCAAGAAAACTATCCAGAAAATCCTGCTTTATTTGGTTTTTTAACATGGCAAGTACTACTTTCGATCGGACTTAATCATGTTTATACCACATGGTGGTATTTAAGCATTTTAGTTCTTTTTGGAAGTAGTTTAATTGCCTGTACTTTTAGAAGACAATTACCTGCATTAAAAGCTACTCAAATATGGAAGTTTTATGATCAACCAAGACAGTTTAATAAACTGGTTTTAAGTGCAGAAATTACCGCCGAATCTTTAGGAAAAATTAATAGTATTTTAGGAGAAAGAGGCTATAAAGTTTATCAAAATGATAACTCATTATATGCCCAAAAAGGGATTAGTGGAAGAATAGGTCCGATCATTGTCCATGTAGGCATGATTGTGATCTTATTAGGAGCAATTTGGGGTGCTTTTACGGGATTTTTTGCCCAAGAAATGATCCAAAGTGGTCAAACTTTTACCATTCAAAATTTTTTAGAAGCGGGTAAATTTACTAACTTAAATCATGCTCAATCTTTTGATGTTAAAGTGAATGATTTTTGGATAAAATACACTCCTGATGGCTCAGTAGATCAATTTTATTCTGACTTATCAGTAGTTGATAAAAAAGGAGAAGAACTCGATCGAAAAACAATTTTTGTCAATCAACCGTTAAGATATAATGGCATCACTTTTTATCAAACAAATTGGAGTATTTCAGGGGTAAAAATTCAACTCAATAATAGTCCTATTTTTCAGTTACCTATGGCAGAATTAACTAACGAAAGAAAAGGACGTATTTGGGGTACATGGATTCCGACAAAACCTGATTTAAGTGAGGGAATCTCTTTAATTACTAAAGATTTACAAGGCACAATGTTTCTCTATGATATAGATGGTAAATTAATCAGTGCCGTACGTCCAAATATGCCTGTAGAGGTTAATGGCGTGACTCTGAAAATTTTAGAATTAATTGGCTCTACTGGTTTACAAATTAAAGCTGATCCGGGTGTACCATTAGTATATCTTGGTTTTGCCCTTTTAATGATCGGTGTGGTGATGAGTTATGTCTCATTTTCTCAAGTCTGGGCATTACAAGAGAACGATCGATATTTTATCGGCGGTAAAACTAATCGAGCGTTGGTAGCTTTTGAGAAAGAAATGTATCAAATATTAGAAAAAATATGA